Below is a genomic region from Ammonifex degensii KC4.
TGAAGGAATAGCGGCTGAAGCCGGGAACGACCAGGGCGCTTTCTAATAAAATGCTCATGGGCAGGTGGACTAAAGGGGCAAAGATCTCCGCTCCTCTTGCTTTTACAGGCAAGGGAGCCTAGAATAGAGTTTAGGAAAGAGATAACTTTAACAAGTGAGGTGATCTTTATGCACTTCCCGGCGGCCGGCATAAACGTCTCCCCCTGGATTCCTCCCCTGGTCTCCCTGGCGGTGGCCACCTTAACCACACCGGCAGGCGTTTCGGGAGCCTTTCTGTTGCTTCCGTTCCAGGTAAGCGTTTTGGGGTTCACCAGTCCTGCTGTAAGTCCTACCAATCTAGTTTATAACATCGTGGCCATTCCGGGAGGACTGTGGCGCTACATCCGGGAGGGACGCATGGCTTGGCCCCTGACCTGGGTGGTCATCGCGGGAACCTTGCCGGGCGTCTTCGCGGGAGCCATTATACGATTGAACTACCTCCCTAATCCCCGCGCCTTCAAGTTTTTCGTGGGTCTGGTACTGCTCTACCTGGGCGGCCGCCTCCTTTACGAGCTCACGGGGCGCTATAGCCGCGGCAGGGAGCGCCTGCGCTCTCTGGAGGCCAAGTTCAAAGAGAGGATGCTGGCGGCCCGGAAGGAAGGGAAACGAGTGGCGGCGGGTTTGTCGGGGGAGGCGGTGGTGCGCACCTGTACTTTTAACTGGAAGCGGGTAGAGTACGAGTTCTGGGGAGAAAAGTTCAGTTTTAACGTTCCCGCCCTTTTCCTGGTAGCGCTGGTGGTGGGGATAGTTGGTGGCATTTATGGTATAGGCGGAGGGGCCATCATAGCTCCCTTTTGCTGCGCCGTTTTCGGCCTGCCGGCCTACACGGTGGCCGGGGCCGCCCTGGCCGGAACCTTCCTTACTTCCATAGTAGGAGTGGTTTACTACACCATCTTGGCCCCCTTCTACCCGCAGATGGCGGTTAAACCCGACTGGCTTCTGGGCTTCCTTTTTGGTATAGGTGGACTTATAGGAACCAACCTAGGAGCAAGACTACAGAAATTCCTTCCGGAACGGGTTATAAGAGGAATCTTAGGCACTTTGGTGCTTTTCTTAGCACTAAGTTACATATACCAGTTCTTAAGAGGCTGAAATGAGTAGCTTGATCCCACCCTACTGCGAGCTTAAAGGTGAGGAGATTGTTGCCGGATTGCGGGGGATAGCGGTTGACCCCCGCGATTTCGTGGCTTACTGGGTTTATCTTTCTACCCGTGACCCTTTTGCGGTCCTGGTGGCCACCCTTCTGAGCCAGCACTCTACTGACCGCAAGGCCCTTGAGGTTTACCGCC
It encodes:
- a CDS encoding sulfite exporter TauE/SafE family protein, coding for MHFPAAGINVSPWIPPLVSLAVATLTTPAGVSGAFLLLPFQVSVLGFTSPAVSPTNLVYNIVAIPGGLWRYIREGRMAWPLTWVVIAGTLPGVFAGAIIRLNYLPNPRAFKFFVGLVLLYLGGRLLYELTGRYSRGRERLRSLEAKFKERMLAARKEGKRVAAGLSGEAVVRTCTFNWKRVEYEFWGEKFSFNVPALFLVALVVGIVGGIYGIGGGAIIAPFCCAVFGLPAYTVAGAALAGTFLTSIVGVVYYTILAPFYPQMAVKPDWLLGFLFGIGGLIGTNLGARLQKFLPERVIRGILGTLVLFLALSYIYQFLRG